From Bacillus basilensis, a single genomic window includes:
- a CDS encoding DUF3942 family protein, with product MDFRFEFTTKVKEYLDDEKDEKIIKDGHRDIIFQYLYPLESEIGIYKNPNFTFLASGRRSHIVLENIEFKTEVNVKSNIIEITKIVDNVVIPLDTIVAKDRELFALGRNEKFSVQILEQYLFDTFGEKLGLK from the coding sequence GTGGATTTTCGATTTGAATTTACAACAAAGGTGAAAGAATACTTAGATGATGAGAAGGATGAAAAAATAATAAAAGATGGACATAGAGATATCATTTTTCAGTATTTATACCCATTAGAGAGTGAAATTGGCATTTATAAAAATCCTAACTTTACTTTTTTGGCATCAGGAAGACGCTCGCATATCGTATTAGAAAATATTGAATTTAAAACAGAGGTAAATGTAAAAAGTAACATTATTGAAATTACAAAAATAGTGGATAATGTCGTTATTCCGTTAGATACTATCGTAGCGAAAGATCGGGAATTATTTGCACTTGGGCGTAATGAGAAGTTTAGTGTACAAATATTAGAGCAGTATCTCTTTGATACATTTGGAGAAAAATTAGGTTTAAAATGA
- a CDS encoding BlaI/MecI/CopY family transcriptional regulator: protein MFTQNYKLNEQGLNHFFGPLEAKIMEIVWSNEGITIKEVQQKLSEESPVNFNTVMTVMNRLVEKLHLEKQTVKRSGIYRAVQTKEEFLSNQTKKMTQELMGEFGDLVVNHMLDELEQADPTLIKKLEDKLSQLKKEDS, encoded by the coding sequence ATGTTTACTCAAAACTATAAGTTAAATGAGCAAGGGTTAAATCATTTCTTTGGACCGCTTGAGGCGAAAATTATGGAGATTGTTTGGTCTAACGAAGGTATTACGATTAAAGAAGTACAGCAGAAATTAAGTGAAGAATCACCTGTGAATTTTAACACTGTTATGACAGTTATGAACAGGTTAGTAGAGAAATTACACTTAGAAAAACAGACTGTAAAAAGAAGTGGCATATATCGTGCTGTACAAACAAAAGAAGAATTCTTATCCAATCAAACGAAGAAAATGACACAGGAATTGATGGGGGAGTTTGGAGATTTAGTTGTAAATCATATGCTAGATGAGTTAGAGCAGGCTGATCCGACTTTAATAAAAAAGTTAGAAGACAAATTGAGTCAGTTAAAAAAAGAGGATTCATGA
- a CDS encoding M56 family metallopeptidase, whose product MKWQMRKIVLLAVIVSTLFFSMLVYYVTYPFLFQNKMLFLSNFCLFQLEKHMKELSLIRIIIAGLLLLTVLIVCKRIWRQFFYGKKLQKVLIPFIRKGKQIYILPTTEVAAFTIGLFRPKVVMSEGMLQTFSDEEMDAIIFHEEYHQNNRDPLKLFCFTLLAEGMMYIPILKGLLQRYHTYQELAADKYAMQKMESSFELGSALLKLIKIKTMENRCVTASFAKTAINLRIEQVLNEKVVKLTIPLHTNSVYVTAGLFCMSVVLIVGECI is encoded by the coding sequence ATGAAATGGCAAATGCGTAAAATCGTATTGTTAGCAGTAATTGTTAGTACTCTCTTTTTCAGTATGTTAGTGTATTACGTTACATATCCATTTCTGTTTCAAAATAAGATGCTCTTTCTTTCAAATTTTTGCTTGTTCCAGTTAGAAAAACATATGAAAGAATTATCGCTCATTCGTATTATAATCGCTGGATTATTATTACTTACTGTATTAATCGTGTGCAAAAGAATTTGGCGACAATTTTTCTATGGTAAAAAATTACAAAAAGTACTTATCCCTTTCATCCGAAAAGGAAAACAAATATATATATTGCCGACTACGGAAGTTGCGGCATTTACAATTGGGCTATTTCGTCCGAAAGTTGTCATGTCAGAAGGAATGCTTCAAACATTTTCAGATGAAGAAATGGATGCAATTATTTTCCATGAAGAATATCATCAAAATAATCGTGATCCTTTAAAATTATTTTGTTTTACGCTATTAGCAGAAGGAATGATGTACATACCGATATTAAAAGGGTTGTTACAGCGGTATCACACGTATCAGGAGCTAGCTGCTGATAAATATGCGATGCAAAAAATGGAATCTTCATTTGAGTTAGGTAGCGCGTTATTAAAATTAATTAAAATAAAGACAATGGAAAATCGATGTGTTACAGCTTCATTTGCAAAAACAGCAATAAATTTACGAATCGAGCAAGTGTTAAATGAAAAGGTTGTTAAGCTTACTATTCCGTTACATACGAATTCGGTATATGTAACAGCAGGTTTATTCTGTATGTCGGTTGTACTTATTGTCGGAGAGTGCATATAG
- the ccdA gene encoding cytochrome c-type biogenesis protein CcdA — translation MNAADLTIWLVAGAGVLSFISPCSLPLYPSYLSYITGVSIQDLKENRGIMQKSAIIHTVFFMIGFSVIFYALGLSVSWIGITFSSNQKLIQQIGGIFIVLMGLFMTGLFQPKWLMAEKKVQYRSKSTGYIRSILVGMTYAAGWTPCVGPIFSAVLMLGATNPEGALLYITAYTLGFAVPFFVMAFFIGKIKWIVTYANVMMKIGGGMMIVTGILLYTNQMTKITAFFIRLFGGFTGF, via the coding sequence ATGAATGCAGCAGATTTAACAATTTGGCTTGTAGCAGGGGCAGGAGTATTGTCATTTATATCACCATGCTCTTTACCGCTATATCCATCTTATTTATCTTATATTACAGGTGTGTCTATTCAAGATTTAAAAGAAAATCGTGGGATTATGCAAAAATCAGCGATTATACATACCGTATTTTTTATGATCGGATTTTCGGTTATATTTTACGCGTTAGGTTTATCGGTAAGCTGGATTGGAATAACATTTTCATCTAACCAAAAATTGATTCAACAAATTGGTGGGATTTTTATTGTTTTAATGGGGCTATTTATGACGGGCTTGTTTCAGCCTAAGTGGCTTATGGCAGAGAAAAAGGTGCAGTATAGAAGTAAATCGACTGGATATATTCGCTCGATTTTAGTCGGTATGACATATGCAGCGGGTTGGACGCCATGTGTTGGACCGATATTTTCAGCTGTACTCATGCTTGGCGCGACGAATCCTGAAGGGGCACTTCTTTATATTACAGCATATACTCTTGGGTTTGCGGTTCCATTTTTCGTGATGGCATTCTTTATTGGGAAGATAAAATGGATCGTTACATATGCCAATGTCATGATGAAAATTGGCGGTGGAATGATGATTGTAACAGGTATTTTATTATATACAAATCAAATGACGAAGATTACAGCATTCTTTATTCGTCTATTCGGTGGATTTACGGGCTTTTAA
- a CDS encoding TlpA disulfide reductase family protein — protein MKKLIAIILAGALIWTGVNFYNTKKEEKERKAKQAELQETEILPQVGFKAPNITLKGLDGKLHSLNDAKGKPYLINFWASWCGPCEMEAPDLVHMYDKYKKDVEIFAVNATIGDPVQEASAFADRHGFKFPVLLDMDGVAGLDYKVFSLPTTFFVNKDGIIVEQVRGVLPPDQLEEKFKKLIES, from the coding sequence GTGAAGAAACTAATTGCGATTATACTGGCCGGTGCACTAATTTGGACCGGAGTTAACTTTTATAATACAAAGAAAGAAGAAAAAGAAAGAAAAGCAAAACAAGCGGAGTTACAAGAAACAGAAATACTGCCACAAGTAGGATTTAAAGCACCAAACATAACGTTAAAAGGATTAGACGGGAAGCTGCATTCGTTAAATGATGCAAAAGGAAAACCGTATCTTATTAATTTTTGGGCATCATGGTGTGGACCATGTGAAATGGAGGCACCTGACTTAGTTCATATGTATGATAAATATAAAAAAGATGTTGAAATTTTTGCGGTAAATGCAACTATTGGAGATCCAGTACAAGAAGCGAGCGCATTTGCAGATCGTCACGGATTTAAGTTTCCTGTTTTATTAGATATGGACGGAGTAGCTGGATTAGATTATAAAGTATTTTCTTTACCAACGACATTTTTTGTTAATAAAGATGGAATTATCGTAGAGCAAGTACGAGGCGTATTACCTCCAGATCAATTAGAAGAGAAATTTAAGAAATTAATTGAGAGTTAA
- a CDS encoding prolipoprotein diacylglyceryl transferase family protein, with protein MEWIVRLQPVSLIIGSLFGFMLMKRKMKKQSVPYEKMMDAVTNAFLIIVFVWKFAPAILNPVWAIRSPLQALLAVGSMQHIVVGCIIAIVYIVWRSKKEQFSLRILLDTLPYGLCMSLIFYFLFHQEVGVQTTLPWGMKIYESKFLYHPIFAYEIILALCIIGLLWMKDERLGNGKNISVFLIIEGFAHIIISLVSEQNSFLFGLSVQQLLSFCVMSLGILFMPKK; from the coding sequence ATGGAGTGGATCGTGAGGTTACAACCCGTATCTCTTATAATTGGAAGTTTATTTGGATTTATGTTGATGAAACGAAAGATGAAGAAACAAAGTGTACCATATGAAAAAATGATGGATGCAGTAACAAATGCTTTTCTTATCATCGTATTTGTATGGAAATTTGCACCGGCAATATTAAATCCAGTATGGGCTATTAGGTCACCACTGCAAGCGTTATTAGCTGTAGGCAGTATGCAACACATTGTAGTAGGATGCATAATTGCGATTGTATACATTGTTTGGAGAAGTAAAAAGGAGCAATTCTCGCTTCGTATTTTACTTGATACATTGCCTTATGGACTATGTATGAGTCTTATTTTTTATTTTCTATTCCACCAAGAAGTAGGTGTACAAACGACATTGCCTTGGGGAATGAAAATATATGAATCTAAATTTTTATACCACCCCATTTTCGCATACGAGATCATCCTTGCCCTTTGTATCATAGGCTTGCTATGGATGAAAGATGAAAGACTAGGAAATGGAAAGAATATAAGTGTTTTTCTAATTATTGAGGGGTTTGCTCATATTATTATTTCACTTGTTAGTGAACAGAATTCGTTTCTATTTGGTTTATCAGTTCAGCAATTACTCAGTTTTTGTGTTATGAGTTTAGGGATTTTGTTCATGCCGAAAAAATAA
- a CDS encoding helix-turn-helix domain-containing protein — translation MENIDIGKKIEKQRKEKGLTSKDLAKMAEITPSMLSQIERGSANPSIQTLKVLAKALDVPTFSFLLEDTNTDDLIVRSHKRKKMIIDNLSYEMLSPDFTGNLATAIMTVPPNTASSENVLEHKGEELAFVLEGKITLHLNEEEYILETGDSVKIPAYLKHKWVNQFEKNAIVLFSVTPPIF, via the coding sequence ATGGAAAATATAGATATTGGTAAAAAGATTGAAAAACAAAGAAAGGAAAAAGGTTTAACGAGTAAAGACTTAGCAAAGATGGCCGAAATTACACCATCTATGTTAAGTCAAATTGAACGCGGATCTGCTAACCCTTCTATCCAAACATTAAAAGTACTCGCTAAAGCTCTTGATGTTCCAACATTTAGCTTTTTACTTGAAGATACAAATACAGACGATTTAATTGTACGTTCTCATAAACGAAAAAAAATGATTATCGATAATTTATCATATGAAATGCTATCACCTGATTTCACAGGGAATTTAGCAACAGCAATTATGACCGTCCCGCCGAATACAGCTTCATCAGAAAATGTACTAGAACATAAAGGTGAAGAATTAGCATTTGTATTAGAAGGAAAAATCACATTACATTTAAATGAAGAAGAATACATATTAGAAACGGGTGATAGCGTAAAAATACCCGCTTATTTAAAACATAAATGGGTAAATCAATTCGAAAAAAATGCTATTGTTTTATTTTCTGTTACTCCACCGATTTTTTAA